Proteins encoded in a region of the Vitis riparia cultivar Riparia Gloire de Montpellier isolate 1030 chromosome 7, EGFV_Vit.rip_1.0, whole genome shotgun sequence genome:
- the LOC117919461 gene encoding DNA replication licensing factor MCM7, which produces MKDLDFAGDKALAKDFLSNFADAFGEAKYIKIFQEVANRKSRAIQIELEDLFNYKDVDEDFLRRVTENTRRYIGIFADAIDELMPEPTEAFLDDDHDILMTQRSEEGTENVDGADPRQKMPPEIKRFYEVYIRASSKERAFTIREVKASYIGQLVRISGIVTRCSDVKPLMQVAVYTCEDCGFEIYQEVTARVFMPLFECPSTRCQTNRTKGNIILQLRASKFLKFQEAKIQELAEHVPKGHIPRTMTVHLRGELTRKVAPGDVVELSGIFLPIPYTGFRAMRAGLVADTYLEAMSVTHFKKKYEEYELRRDEEEQIARLAEDGDIYNKLARSLAPEIFGHEDVKKALLLLLVGAPHRKLKDGMKIRGDLHICLMGDPGVAKSQLLKHIINVAPRGVYTTGKGSSGVGLTAAVQKDPVTNEMVLEGGALVLADMGICAIDEFDKMEDSDRTAIHEVMEQQTVSIAKAGITTSLNARTAVLAAANPAWGRYDLRRTPAENINLPPALLSRFDLLWLILDRADMDSDLEMARHVVYVHKNKESPALGFTPLEPSILRAYISAARRISPCVPKELEEYIASAYSGIRQEEAKSSTPHSYTTVRTLLSILRISAALARLRFSETVAQSDVDEALRLMQMSKFSLYSDDRQKSGLDAISDIYSVLRDEAARGNRMDLSYAHALNWISRKGYSEAQLKECLEEYAALNVWQIHPNTFDIRFIDA; this is translated from the exons ATGAAGGATCTCGACTTCGCCGGTGACAAGG CCTTGGCGAAGGATTTTCTCTCGAATTTCGCCGATGCGTTTGGCGAAGCCAAATACATAAAAATCTTT CAAGAAGTCGCCAACCGTAAAAGTCGCGCCATCCAGATCGAGCTTGAGGACCTATTTAAT TACAAAGACGTGGATGAAGACTTTCTCAGGCGGGTCACTGAAAATACTCGGCGATATATTGGAATATTTGCTGACGCTATTGATGAGCTCATGCCGGAGCCCACAGAGGCCTTCCTAGACGATGATCATGATATTCTGATGACACAAAGGTCTGAGGAGGGAACGGAAAATGTAGATGGTGCTGATCCACGGCAGAAGATGCCTCCGGAGATTAAACGTTTCTA TGAAGTTTATATCAGAGCATCTTCAAAGGAACGGGCATTTACAATCAGGGAGGTGAAAGCATCATATATTGGTCAGCTTGTCAGGATATCTGGCATTGTTACGCGATGTTCGGATGTCAAGCCATTGATGCAGGTGGCAGTGTATACATGTGAAGATTGTGGGTTCGAAATTTACCAG GAAGTAACTGCTCGAGTCTTCATGCCCCTGTTTGAGTGTCCATCCACACGCTGCCAGACAAATAGGACAAAGGGGAACATCATCCTTCAACTCAGAGCCTCAAAGTTTTTGAAGTTTCAGGAG GCCAAGATTCAAGAGTTAGCTGAACATGTTCCAAAAGGCCATATTCCAAGGACAATGACTGTTCATCTCAGGGGAGAACTCACGAGAAAG GTTGCTCCCGGTGATGTTGTTGAATTATCAGGGATTTTTCTTCCCATTCCTTATACTGGATTCAGAGCAATGCGTGCTGGCTTAGTTGCAGATACATACTTAGAGGCCATGTCTGTAACccatttcaagaaaaaatatgaGGA GTATGAACTTAGACGAGATGAGGAAGAACAAATTGCACGCTTAGCTGAGGATGGTGATATATATAATAAGTTGGCTCGATCATTAGCACCTGAAATTTTTGGACATGAAGATGTCAAGAAGGCTCTACTTCTTCTCCTTGTAGGCGCTCCTCACAGGAAGTTGAAAGATGGAATGAAG ATAAGAGGAGATTTACATATTTGTTTGATGGGTGATCCTGGGGTTGCTAAAAGTCAACTTCTTAAGCATATAATCAATGTTGCACCTAGGGGAGTGTATACCACTGGCAAAGGAAGCAGTGGAGTTGGTCTAACTGCTGCTGTTCAGAAGGATCCTGTAACAAATGAAATGGTCCTGGAAGGCGGAGCACTG GTTCTTGCCGATATGGGCATATGCGCAATTGATGAGTTTGACAAGATGGAAGATTCAGATCGCACAGCAATTCATGAAGTAATGGAGCAGCAGACTGTTAGCATTGCCAAGGCTGGAATCACTACATCTCTGAATGCAAGAACTGCTGTTCTTGCTGCTGCCAATCCAGCCTG GGGAAGATATGACCTAAGGAGAACTCCTGCCGAAAATATTAATCTCCCTCCAGCTCTTCTATCAAGATTTGATCTTTTGTGGTTGATCCTAGATCGAGCAGATATGGACAGTGATCTTGAAATGGCTAGGCATGTTGTTTATGTCCACAAGAATAAAGAATCACCTGCTCTTGGGTTTACTCCACTTGAGCCATCTATTCTTCG GGCTTATATTTCAGCTGCCAGAAGAATTTCTCCCTGTGTTCCAAAGGAGCTAGAGGAGTATATTGCTAGTGCATACTCTGGCATTCGGCAAGAAGAAGCCAAATCAAGTACTCCCCATTCCTATACAACTGTGAGAACTCTGCTTAGCATTCTCCGGATATCAGCT GCACTAGCAAGACTTCGATTTTCAGAAACTGTGGCACAGAGTGATGTGGATGAAGCACTTAGGTTAATGCAAATGTCAAAATTCTCTTTGTACTCTGATGATCGCCAGAAATCTGGTCTGGATGCTATCTCTGATATCTATTCAGTCTTGCGCGATGAAGCTGCAAGGGGTAACAGGATGGACTTGAGCTATGCCCATGCACTGAATTGGATTTCTAGAAAG GGTTACAGTGAAGCCCAGTTGAAAGAATGCTTGGAGGAATATGCAGCCTTGAATGTGTGGCAGATCCATCCCAACACCTTTGACATCCGATTCATTGATGCCTGA
- the LOC117918376 gene encoding vacuolar protein sorting-associated protein 51 homolog: MAADDIPLDDKAKRMRDLLSSFYAPDPSTASNTSSKYVSLDAINTTSFDADQYMNLLAQKSNLEGLLQRHVEMAAEIKNLDTDLQMLVYENYNKFISATETIKRMKNNIVGMEANMEQLLKKILSVQSRSDGVNTSLFEKREHIEKLHRTRNLLRKVQFIYDLPTRLGKCIKSEAYADAVRFYTGAMPIFEAYGDSSFQDCKRASEEAMSIIIKNLQEKVCLDSESVQVRAEAVVLLKQLNFQVDSLKAKLLETLEKYLITLQLNSRAISTTSLDSDEPSKQGSSSDALPGTAHEASTREFVEAVRAYRLIFPDSEDQLNKLAQDLVTKHFESTQQQIRKQISSSDLLVILRVIWTDVLLMEEVLPDAALSDFSLEAAHVAVKQYVASTFSNLLLNVSDALTKVQTKQKEGAGEEYPLQVSLEGSKKAVIQGSMAILLDFRQLLDDNLGLLVKLRDFIIDWVQEGFQDFFGSLNDQFLSLSGKNHSISEHQGLTEGTQGEKFLAGLVLVLAQLSVFIEQSAIPRITEEIAASFSGGGVRGYENGPAFVPGEICRIFRSAGEKFLHLYINMRTQKISVLLRKRFTTPNWVKHKEPREVHMFVDLFLQELEAIRTEVKQILPQGLHRKHHRTDSNGSTTSSRSNPLRDDKITRSNTQRARSQLLESHLAKLFKQKMEIFTKVEYTQESVVTTVVKLCLKSLHEFVRLQTFNRSGLQQIQLDIQFLRVPLKEIVEDEAAIDFLLDEVIVSAAERCLDPIPLEPPILDKLIQAKLAKTKEQTAVSS; this comes from the exons ATGGCTGCCGACGATATTCCACTGGACGACAAAGCGAAGAGAATGAGAGATCTGCTATCGAGCTTCTACGCTCCAGATCCTTCAACGGCCTCGAATACTTCTTCCAAGTACGTTTCGCTAGACGCCATCAACACGACTTCCTTCGATGCCGATCAGTACATGAATCTTCTG gcacaaaaatcaaatttggaagGACTTCTTCAAAGACATGTTGAAATGGCAGCTGAGATAAAAAATCTTGACACTGACTTGCAGATGTTAGTGTATGAAAATTACAACAAGTTTATCAGTGCCACTGAGACAATTAAAAG GATGAAAAATAACATCGTAGGCATGGAAGCAAATATGGAACAGCTGCTTAAGAAG ATACTGTCTGTTCAATCTAGAAGTGATGGGGTTAATACCTCTCTTTTTGAGAAAAGAGAACATATAGAGAAATTGCATCGAACACGAAATCTTCTTCGGAAAGTTCAG TTCATATATGATCTACCTACTAGGCTTGGAAAATGTATTAAATCCGAAGCTTATGCTGATGCAGTCAGGTTTTATACTGGAGCCATGCCGATTTTTGAG gCATATGGGGACTCATCATTCCAGGATTGTAAGAGAGCATCTGAAGAAGCAATGTCTATTATCATAAAAAACTTGCAG GAAAAGGTATGCTTAGACTCTGAATCTGTGCAAGTAAGAGCTGAGGCTGTGGTGCTTCTTAAGCAGTTGAATTTTCAG GTGGACAGCTTGAAGGCAAAGCTACTTGAAACTTTGGAAAAATACCTTATAACCCTTCAGCTTAACTCTAGAGCAATAAGCACCACTTCTCTAGATTCTGATGAACCTTCCAAACAAGGAAGTTCTTCTGATGCACTTCCTGGGACTGCACATGAA GCTTCTACCCGTGAGTTTGTGGAGGCTGTCCGTGCTTATCGATTAATATTTCCTGATTCAGAAGATCAACTAAACAAACTTGCACAAGATCTGGTTACCAA GCATTTTGAATCCACTCAGCAACAAATAAGGAAGCAGATTAGTTCATCTGATCTACTTGTAATCCTTC GAGTTATTTGGACAGATGTGCTTCTGATGGAAGAAGTTTTACCTGATGCTGCTCTCTCTGATTTTTCTCTGGag GCTGCCCATGTTGCTGTTAAACAGTATGTTGCTAGCACGTTTTCTAATCTCCTACTCAATGTCTCAG ATGCCCTTACAAAGGTCCAAACTAAACAAAAGGAAGGGGCCGGAGAAGAATATCCTTTGCAGGTTTCACTGGAGGGAAGCAAGAAGGCAGTAATTCAAGGCAGCATGGCCATCTTACTG GACTTCCGTCAGCTTCTTGATGACAACCTAGGACTGCTGGTGAAACTGAGAGACTTCATTATTGATTGGGTTCAAGAAGGATTTCAAGACTTTTTCGGAAGTCTCAATGACCAATTTCTGTCACTTTCCGGAAAAAATCATTCAATTAGTGAACATCAGGGTTTGACAGAGGGAACACAAGGGGAAAAGTTTCTTGCAGGCCTTGTTCTTGTACTCGCTCAGCTCTCTGTTTTCATCGAACAAAGTGCTATCCCAAGAATTACCGAG GAAATAGCAGCTTCCTTTTCTGGTGGTGGTGTTCGAGGCTATGAAAATGGTCCTGCCTTTGTTCCTGGAGAAATTTGTCGAATATTTCGATCAGCCGGTGAAAAGTTCCTGCACCTT taTATAAATATGAGGACTCAAAAAATATCAGTTCTTTTGAGGAAGAGGTTCACAACCCCAAACTGGGTGAAG CACAAGGAGCCCAGAGAAGTCCATATGTTTGTCGATTTGTTTCTTCAAGAG TTGGAAGCAATAAGAACTGAAGTAAAGCAGATTTTACCACAAGGACTCCACCGAAAACATCACCGGACTGATAGCAATGGGAGCACAACCTCATCACGTAGTAATCCATTAAGAGATGATAAAATAACCAGGTCAAATACCCAAAGGGCCCGGAGCCAGCTTCTGGAAAGCCATCTAGCTAAGTTGTTTAAgcaaaaaatggagatttttaCAAAAGTTGAATACACACAG GAGTCAGTTGTAACAACTGTCGTAAAGCTTTGTCTCAAGAGTTTGCATGAATTTGTCAGACTTCAAACTTTTAACCGGAGTGGATTGCAGCAAATTCAGTTGGATATTCAGTTCCTGAGAGTTCCTTTGAAGGAAATCGTTGAAGACGAAGCTGCCATTGACTTCCTGCTGGATGAG GTGATTGTTTCTGCTGCTGAGCGATGTCTGGACCCTATTCCCCTGGAGCCCCCTATCTTGGACAAACTTATACAAGCAAAGTTGGCAAAAACAAAGGAACAGACTGCAGTTTCTTCATAA